The segment CATATCTTGATACAACTACCAACcttcaaaagaaatataaaagtacatgtaccttaactGTAACTATTGATAAAAACAAGCCATCTCGTTTCTGTTGCTTTATCAAACTGATTGAGAACGTCCTAGATAGAAATTGAACGTTACAAAAACATGTCGATATCTAATAATACGTTACACCTTTTACTTTTATTAGGACGTCCTTATTTTATCTTTGACGGTCAGAGATTAGCCAATTTCCAGGATTTGTCGACCAGAGTGATGCAATATCTAGATACATATGAGGACGTGTACACTGACTTTTGTTCAGATGGGAACATAATCCTcataaattttagtaatttcGTGATTTGCAATAATTCTTAATCATACACAATGATACAGAAAAAATCTACTATAATTAAACTACTAATTATAATACTGACCTCTACAAACATGTTGATTATTGAGAGTCAAAATGTGTACATGACAATCAGagaatctaaatttttgtaaaggacaatgcttttttatttgcatcatacatgtacctataaacaaaacattttaacatttgcCTTTGGCTTatagaattaaaatgaaatgtacttTACAATTCCAAAAATGGCATATCTATACAAAACGGAAAAAGAGAGAATTCGGACAATTTTACTCCAAGCAATCAATATACCTGGTAGAAGTCAATTCTAAAtccaaatatatttatacaaccCTTCttctaaattatttaatataaattcaatatctcaaaataaaaataatattcagtCACACCAAAAATATCCCAAGATATCCCTCCTCTATTTTGTCAGATTAGAAACACGACTTACTATAAACAGACACAAGAGTACTTTGATAATTGTGctgaaatattattataaatataaatatataaagttttccaaaattaccaaaaaagCCGTTAACAATCATCAAAAAGGTGGAATACCCTTGGACAGAGCATGAACCACAATGCATgaaaccaaccccccccccccccccccccccgaaaaaaaaagtatttatcaaCTTTCAAAGAAGTGAAGATACCTTTGTTCAAAACAAGCTATCCTGTTTCTGACGATGTATCAAACCGAGCGTCCTAGATAGCAATTGAACGTTACAGAGAACATGTCAATATCTACATTTATCTTTGTTATTAGGACGtcctaattttatttttggctATCAAAGAAATGTAGTTCCCTCAGGCACGTTAGCATCGTTTCTAAAAGTGGGATTCCAACTCCATGATActtcaaatttaagaaaaatgtctgctacGAAAATAGGAATTGCTACGTGCTTGTTTCTAATATGTCGGTCAAACAACATTTAActttgaaaacaattataaGAGGACACCCACTCGCAACAGATTGGATCTTAATGAACTATGATTTATCTCtttgatttcttaaaaatcttaaactgaCAGCGTTAACGTTTCGTTTGATATAATTGTGCAGGTATTTATTTGTTGTGTATGagcaaggtacatgtatacggTGTCTGTCAAAATGAAAGGTAATATTTAATGagtacaaaatacaaaatgcatGCATTGATTCATTAAAACCTATATTGAAACGTTGGAtatgataataattattattagtatGTATTGTTACTTGAATTGGTGTATTATTTCacacttttaattaaaatgttgcATATCATATTGtgtgatcaatcaaaattgagCTTTGCTAAAGGCAAGGACTTTATGAAGCCAATCTAGCAGGGGAAAAAAATTGTCGGAAAAGCCGGATAAATCGCGATTTCACGAGTTCATCCATACTTATATGAATACCTGAATATAATCagttattaatctatttatgcAAGAATTTGCCGTTCCTTCTTTGCAATCAActtattacattgtacatgacAAAAGTACTCGAAATGTCCAGTGgtattaaaattatacataacCTACGTACATGTAATCCATTTTATATCCACCAAGCATACCTAGGAAACATTTACCCGacaatgaattatatatatattacattcaTATACGATTACCATGGAGaaagtaaagtttttttttctaccagGTGTAAATCTTAAgcataacaaatataaaaatacttaaattaatTATCTAAGAGCATCGATTACAGCATcataaaatgtaattgttattcTGACAAATTTCGTGATTGTTGATCGCTCATCAGGTATATTCATGTACGTATATAGATTAAAccctttctttctttcttttttccttttttgcgTTTTTACAAAAACCTGCTTATGGGGAAACCAATGAACCCCCTTCATATTccgatttttaaatcttcaaaataagtctgtagctgcgtagttcgacagctgttctgagtgataaaaaaggcattgtcctgttcttgtatgcacaCTTTTCAGTGACATGTAGAACTTcttatttattgcttttatatcttttggtaACATTTTGGGCAGTTTCgagcagaaacaagccagttcaagaaatgtttacattcttattctCAAATGTAGAAGATGGCCGCACACCCCCCTTAAAGATACATAAGCATGCAagtgaaatacaattaaaatcaaaatctggcaaaaaattaacgattttttttttggtcattctACGGAATGAATGTAGTTTGGGCACagaggtatttatgattatcgaaaatTAACGCTGAAACTTTAGACAGAGTATagcacaaaatttaaaaataaatgactcAGTAagttataatttaaattaattcatattttgtatgtaaaacaCGAACATTTACAAAAACTTTAAAGGTTGCTCTGAGTTAGCATTATGTGTGTTCcttctttaaatcatatttttcaattaaaataaaatcttaattaacgaaataaaatatcaaaatcagcAGCATAATTACGTTGTTAACAAACATAATGGGTCAACATCGGACAGATAAGGAGGTGAAAGGGCTATATATTCACTGACCGTTCTGTCGTAGCTTAAACATAACATTAGAACCATGATTCTCCAAGTCGCCACCCTCTTAGGTCTCTTGGCCTCACCGAGCCTCGCTCTGATCGGCAAGTGTTCCCAGCCTGCATCAGACAGAACGTCCATCTACGATTTTACTCTAcccaacattttcaaaactgGCTCCATCAATTTCGCGGATCTTCGCGGCAAGGTGGTTCTGGTGGTGAATGTAGCCACCTACTGTGATCACACCCCACAGTTCCTGGGACTAAACGCCCTCCAGAAGGAGTTTGGTGCTGATCTCCAGATTATTGGGGTTCCCACCGACCAGTTCCActatgtaagtacatgtatattgtatttgTATCAAGTACACATTCCGAAGAGAGAAATAAGGTACTTGTTTACATACATACGTCTACAAAACGTTCTCCTTTTTCATAAATGCGCTGTCATGTGTTCTTTTTGGATCGCAAATATAaagcaattaattttttctaatttttaatgCATAAGATATGCCATTTTAGGAAGAACCAGGCGCAAACGGAACTGAAATTATGAATGGACTAAAATATGTCAGACCTGGAAATGGATTTGTCCCAGCATTCCCACTTTCGGACAAAACGGAAGTAAATGGTCTTCACGAACACAAACTGTTTACCTATTTGAAAGTAAGAACCATTTATGTAGATGTAATGCGATAACTAAACAGTAAATTCAAATAacagtcaaaacattatttAGCTCAGGTATCAATTTGTGCATATTCAGACAGAAGAGCtctgatatttaaatttaactTGTTAAATGtacaatttgaattttgataaaatgtaacatctttcttttatttaattaaatatttgtattataaCTTGATTGGTGTAACACTGTTGTTTTTATACATCAAGAATCTGAtttcacatgtttatttgtctgaactctatttgtttattcatttggactttaaacaaatttaagagaagtcggttttttttatatagaaatactGTGAACCAACTGATGAACTCTTTTACCCGGGTCTGACATATCAGGGCAACAAGGTTCACGACATCCGCTGGAACTTCGAGAAAATTCTGGTCGACAAGACCGGAAAAGCTGTTAAGAGGTACAATGTATACGTACTTCCGGCAGATCTCCGAGACGACATCCGGGCAGAAATCCAGAAGAGTGACATAAAACAAGGATTTCCAGTTCTGGGGTCTTTCTTGGGTTAATTGATATTCTTATTGATATGATCAATAGTTTAATTGTCTGGTGAATATATGTGTTACAAtacagtggcgtagctaccttTTAATTTACTGTATTCAAAAAAAAAGGTAGGAGGTCTGGGGGCCGCCTTAAGGCCCCCAGCGGGTTTAGGGCAGAGGCCTGGTGGGGGCCCCTGGAAGCTCCTggattttatgttatttaaatgacaaaacagccttaaaaatatgacattttttaagtattatgattccaataaatatgaacaaaagttgCTGAATTCCGAGACAAACATTATTTACTTGGTACTCttcgaatattttctttaaaatttcaagacccCCGATGCTCTTGGATTTTAGGTTTTAGCTTTTAGATTTACGGGCTTTTGATGATGAGATATTGTctcaaaatgttacaattttacatacTGTATGTGTAAGGgaaatattgaatttcaaaagaatgtgtaattatatatgaaacacTGATACCCCAACGGAAACCAACTGCATATGACTAAAGATAATAAGCGTTTTGAAACAGGTCTATTATTCAAACCGTAACATACTTAcctaaatgacaaatttttgaTCAAGTTTATCACAAAGTATTGtgactttgtcaaaattttaatcacaCGACCGCTgactttaaattacatgtaagtatagaCTGACGGTATTTTCCGGAATCGTAGTAATTGCATGCATTGGTTTACGATGATAACTGAATACTAAATATGCAGATTATAATTCAGTGGAGTCTCAATACGATTTGTTTACGTGCAAACAATAGGAAACTCAAATCATAAGACCCAtgctttgcaaaattttgtgtATTCATTTGCGTTTTTGCGTAAAGGGCGCTACGCCACTGCAATACGAAATAAAATATCTGAATGTGACATGTATAATATCAATTCAGTTGTCTCTCTATtctgatgaattttaaattataattattttacagtaaaaacgATAATGACACGTGACTTGAAGTCGACTTTTTATATAACGTCGTTAGATTGCATTCTACAGAgtagtgtatatacatgtacttagtctCCACTAGATGAGAAAAATTATATGTCAAATGACGTATAGTGTTAGGACACAGGTGGGGTTTTCACTTACAGACaatgaaaataatgtacatgaatCATATCGCTAATTATATCTGTATTGTATAATCATGaaaaagtaatgaaaatataaaccaaattatgaatcattgttttttatgGGGATATCAATACGAGTCGGTCTAGTCATCCAATCTTTATGGCATTATGGTATggggatttgatcacgtataAGATATCCCCAAAAGCCAAAGGATGATTTCTAATTCCTAGATATCAATGCTAAGACAACTTCAAAGAAGGTAAAACACCATTTGATGATGCAAATAATTTATTAGAAGTCTGAAGAACCTGAGCTTAAGttttcatttaatcaattttaattaattttacactGCTCTGAGTAAACGGGTTTCTAGGCTGTTCTAAAATATTGAGACTGGATATATCAGCTTCATCTTGTAAAGTTGTAAACAACTTTATAAACTCAACTcgatttctgaaaaaaaagtaacataaaaatttaatatatatattttgaaacttTATAGTTGATGTTTATGTATGCCTTTGAGTGTACCGTAacaaatgcatttatttatcaAGTCTACTctttttacttttgattttaattcacaatatataaCTATTTCTTTATGGCttcataaattacatttatactactatattaaaataattatagactcgaattttttggcTTTAATACCGAAAAATCGGAAgtgtactgtcttttgttttatacattataaacatcattggtacttgaagataaccaatttgtttttattttttctcaatcaagcttcgcaaattaataattaacgaaaattcttttgaaaaatccggaaatcatctggattttttggattttacattacattcacgctaaatcacgggaggctttttagtttatgtttccacaatatcacatttgcatggataaactcagtaACGAtatcacaaatacatgtaaattttcattgaaaatttgctttatattctgttcatcaaaggaaacaCGGGAGATAACTGTAACTCAGTACatttaaggtatcccactcctcaatgttgttgtatcaagattttcttaagaagtatatcattgaaatctgtagacaaaacatacttaaaaaatacaaagataatgggaggtcagtatccatccctctgagttatggcctatttaatttgaccttttcgcacctaaaattcaatttcatcctgattaggatttgttgtcagtatttttgattaagcaaacctatttctataaatattatttttaattatgcacaatggtcacactgaatagagggattacgaaaaataattgtacgaagctgcataaatttttttgtgacctttctgcacttaaaatagacaatttctataatagttacaatttgatttgaaataaaaactttttgaatatcaagaattttataagattaatccagtttgcctagatatgtattaagtatcattttgacataatataacatgggggtcagtgatgtcaaattttagatatagggcttcaaagataaaattctcgcaaaatttggctttaaaaaattcagacatgttctatatatttgcatgattttatgctaaacggcaatcacattctcaagatttgattttgtacatgtcacacagaacctataaaatatgttacaaacctatcaaatgttaaaaatgtgaataatgaataaagtataataaaaagaaaagtatattgaaaatacataaaattgcttgtttctgtcattttcgtctaaaaaaccttccgcacgaaaaaatagttccccaaaaaacttgtttgtttcttgaattcaaatggattttctttatgaatgttgtgtaaatatgaaataataatctatctgtgatgattaaataaataaaatcatattcattttaaatataatgatcatctgcgcaatgaaatcaaaacatgaggagtgagataccttaatatgaaaaatctctagagtttcgaatgtcaataTGGTGTGTAAAAGCAAGTAAAACacattggtgaaaaagtgttgaatcaGGGACGGaacgattctgcaattttttgctacattattggtatatgggaggcattttaactgggGCGatggcctgtcccgagacacagttagattattctaactaagtagagtgtagtgaaattaatagcattagcTTGGTTtatatgcaaatgtcaacaatacggtgtgttgatgtatctatttcgtaaatgtccgatagcatatgcaatgtcaacccgtgcacgcacgggtcaaagtctagttttttttaaaaagagttgtCTGAACTCCTGACAATAACCAGTACGGCCCCTCAGATACAGAAATGTCATTAAATAAGCATTTGATTCATATCCCCCTGTGTTCTAATTAATCTTGGCTGACATTTTTGTGAACAGatatacagtatacatgtatatcatacatGCAGGGATTTAAAGACCACGTGGTGTCAGCATGGTGACCCCATTATCACAATGGACACGATTTTACTTTCACTGATTGTTGGATTGTTGATTCTATTTTGCCTATATTTTCGGAAGAATCGAAATCTACCACCAGGCCCATATCCCATTCCTTTTATAGGCAATCTAATTCTGTTCAAGAAAGATCAACGCGGTTACAAAGCTTACACAAAGCTTTCGGAAAAATACGGGAACATCTACACTCTTCATTGCGGATCTACTCTTATTATAATTCTAAATGGATATGATGCAATTAACGAAGCTTTCGTGAAACAAGCCGATGTTTTTACTGACAGACCTCAGCTGTTTGTACCTCTTATTGGTGTGTCCAAGGGAACaggtatatttaatttattacaatttaagACTGAATGTCAGTGGCTATTTTTTAGATCAAACAAATCTATATAAAATGAAGAGCTTTGTATaatgatatagaaaaataaattttcagatTCTAAAGTTTTGATATTTAGACATTGTtctatattaaattataattgaTGACTAAATGATTcgtcttaatttaaaaaaaaaaaagaaagatccGATGGGTAATTCGATTTCCATCCAGCCttcttaataatatttttgttatacttgAACACTATTAGATCCTTTTAAAAACTACACGCAGTAACTGCTCTTCAATGTATGTTATActgcatttaaaaatatgttttttctaCGAATAAAACTTCCtagtatttatttgttttttaaggatTGACATACAATAGTGACAGGCCATGGAAAATTCTCAGACGATTCGCGCTACAGGCTCTCAGAGATTTTGGGGTAGGGAAGAAGTCGCTGGAGGAAAAGGTTCAAGAGGAAGTCAACGTTGTCATGGAAACACTAACCAACAGCAAAGGACAACCAATCCGTGTCAAACCGCTTCTATTATCGGCGGCCACGAACATCATATGCAACGTCATGTTTGGGGCAAGGTTCatagaattttaatttatcGTATATAACAAACGTTAAAACATTGTGCAGTTCTCAGTTTGTAAATGATTACGTTGTTCCAGGTTTCAGTACACTGACGACCGTTTCAATGAGTTGACGGACGTTCTTGAATCCATTTTCCGGCTGAACGCTCCCTTTGCAAAAGAAAATTTCTTTCCTTTCACAAGGAACCTATCTGGAGGAAAAgaggtaaattaaaaaaaaaaatcccacaaaatatttctcatgtTGTCGttcatagattttttaaaaactctttcataatgcttttaaaaaaagacgTTTTTCTTGATAAGACTGATAACTTATTTTACCTCCAGTCTCAGAGTGATCAAATTGTTACATCGAAGGTTAAAAGTAACACTGTGTTTTAATTCTGTAGCTTATCAGCAAAAGAAGTGCCGCCATAGAAAAAGTCAAGAAATATTTAGCCGTAACAATAAAAGAACATGAGGAGAGTTTCGATCACGATAATATAAGAGATTTCATAGACTTGTACATCAAAGCATCACGTGATCAAACGGACCCTGAGATATTTACTGGTACAGTCCGTacaatattttcatgaaaaatattgaaatatttgtcacGTTCATTGAACATATTTCCAGTTTTCCTTAAGCTTTAATGAAAATGTTGCAGAGGCCAACGTTTACAAGGTTATCGTGGACCTATTTCTGGCAGGAGGAGAGACCACTGGAACTAGTTTAGACTGGTCCCTACTCTACATGATAACGTATCCAGAGATACAATCCAAGTGTCAAGATGAAATTGATCACGTATGTTGCAAACACAAAAAgaacatataattatttattggtAGATAAGGGTGTCTGATGATATTTCTGGAACCTACAATATTTACCTAATGATAGATTTCactgtttaattttctttatcagGTTGTTGGGAAAAACAGACCTGTTGGTTTAGAGGACAAAGGAAGAATGCCATATCTAGAGGCCACACTTTTGGAAATCCAAAGAATGGCAAATACCTGTtagaaatgttttgaatatccTTTAGTCGCCATAATTTCAACAAGTATAGGTCTATATATGTTCTTTTCCCATTCTGTTGTATTGTTCCATTTTCAGTAACGTTTTCCTTACCACATGTTGCGAAAAAAGACACTAAGCTCCAAGGCTTTGACATTCCTAAAGACGCAATAATCATCGCCAATCTGTACTCGGCGCACATTGACGAAAAGTATTGGAAAGATCCCGAGAAGTTCATACCCGAGCGATTTCTAAACGAAGATGGTTCTCTCAGACGAAGGGATGCTTTCATTCCATTTTCAGCAGGTATTTTTTCCTTTGACTTCTGAATATTTGCCTATCCAAACATTTTTACTGAAAGACCCTATCTTTCATTAAATAACAGTGTTTAGCTTataaaatcatgttttgaaattttaggtAGTTCGGATggctaatttgttgaccatccagacTCCTTAACCAACCAAACATCTTATGTTTTACATTAAGGAAGTACAAGTTTGTTTATTCTCTCTTTAGGTCCCCGTTTTTGTATTGGAGAACCTCTCGCAAGGatggaattatttttgttttttaccaaCCTGCTGCAAAGATTTCGGTTTTCAATGGAAGATAAAGAGAATCCACCGTCATTGGATGGAGTCCAGGCCCTTACATTAACGCCACTTCCATACCGTTTGGTGGCGCTGTCGCGTTAGACATTGCATAATCAAGTATAAATCAATGTGAATTATTGTAAATTCAAGCATCTGGACACAaactttatcaatttattatttttctagtGTGTTGATATGATTCTACGATGTAAATACCAAAATATAATCATACTGTATccatttattatcttttttcattttgaaaaatattcagaACATATCTTCCATCCATTTTATGAATGGTTGTTTAAAAgtaataaactaaaaaaatgcacgtgtggttttttttaactctaATCGTTGAATTAAATTCGtgcatttcattgtttagttGACCTTTGAAAACTATTGTACTCTAAAGTTTGGCCCCTTCTTTATAATCTTACTAAAACAAGGGGCCCATGGACTTACCTGAGCAACAGTTTTTGTATCTTTCTAtaacaaagtttttaaaagagaaactCTTCatagaaatattgtaaaactcttGCATATTCAAGGATTCGACAATACATGAAACATTGTATAAAGTGAAGCTTTCTCTTTTGGACAtcattttctaagatttaaacTAAAGTTACATCTACTGACCAATATTACAAATGTACTATCCTAGGCCTCGACGTACTTAAGGTAACACAGTTTTAAAATGaactataaaattataaaaagtgaaCAAATCCGTatataacataaatatattttatttttttcttcatttttctacaaagacttttgaatgttttccagCATCACATCAATTTCTCGAGATATCTCATTGTCAATATCTGCCTCATCTGAAAAAcaaagcatgttttatttcacaTGCACGACGTGCCAATATTTCATTCAATGTTTCGTTTTTGTCAAAGTTATGCTGTCAAATTTTATAACCCATTTTAATACGCATATAAGAGTTATTCTTTATCAGTATATTTACCATTCTTCCTCCACCATTTATAGGTCTCGAATATAACCATCACAAAGATGGTTAAACCGATCATGttgatatctataaaaaaacaatttgtactatacatgtaaaaattgtacaaattcattggataaaattataaaacaaaaagccGTCAAATAAAGACATGAAGTTCATGTCATGAACAGAAAGGCCAAAACATATAGACGAATAGGTATTTAAGAGCAAATGTCAGTCAAGaaaacatttgtaattttacCTAAAGCTACTCACACAATCTGCTGGGCTATTTGGTAAAATACTGAGCTTGTTGATCTACGAATTTAAAATTCCGGCGATGGAATATACGGTACACAGCGGATTTCTCGTTGGAAGCAAACAACGCCTTTCGGTTATACAACTGAGAAGGTATTATGACGGAGTAAatattgtgacgtcacatcATTAAAGACGAGTCTTGATCCTGTAGGGTGTGACCTTACGATGTAACATGTttcacatcttcgctagccatgGGTCTAAATATGAATATGGAGAAATGGTGATGTCTCAgtaaaataagtaaatatagcattgttttcttgatttttaaatttttctacatttttcatgtttaattttgaatccatcttggggccccagtgtTGGTCCAGGAAAtgagtttcaaaaaattatctaggaatcaatatttattattttcttaataggtaacttcaaattctaaataatataaACTATAAACAAACTAAATAGCAACTTTAATATAGTACGATATTCTGAAATAAATTGAGGTGGTGGAGTGTTAAAGTTTTAAGGcgtaaaaaatgtatttatatctaaatagaaccattttaacaagaccatggactttcggtaggatttaactatctatttcttgcgtcaaaacaagttggtttcaagtgaaatatacacagattgcgtagtctttgcTCAAGAGCCAGACAGGTCCTTTTAATTTCAGAGAGCTATagctgagtggcctacaatgaaatagacaggcctacgtaacattgctgtttgacacaactacccaaactCCAAGCTACTGTTTTAATGGttctatttacattttccagtgtctttgcctgttaCAACACTActtatcgattttgtactatataaccaataacttcaaatgacgccaaagtgaggcgccagtggggtttgcttatttatgtttaaaaatttaatcgtacgatggcttgaaattatataaatataagtaataaggaatcatactttgaatattatgaggggataatttcggtcggagcgtgatcaaatctaccatGAAGCCATTCGGgcttttttggatttgatcacgccccgaccgaaattatcacctcataatactatATCATAATACGGTAGAGCATTTTACAACCGCCCCTTTTATAACATGTACAAACTCCAAATTGATATCGATGCCGCTTGTCAATCGTGTATGAATTAATTGACCAATCTGCCCTTTTCGGGATCAACCTagattaacgaggccgagtacagaacgagtacgcacgctttcgcgcagcgtttcatttgtattgtgacgtcatctttctgcttggttgacgccatggcgtgatagtttcaactgcagatattcagcgaaaattgttaaaaatatctcgtttgatgcgtaaaaataatgttatattgtggaataaacataa is part of the Magallana gigas chromosome 3, xbMagGiga1.1, whole genome shotgun sequence genome and harbors:
- the LOC105324861 gene encoding cytochrome P450 2J6; the encoded protein is MDTILLSLIVGLLILFCLYFRKNRNLPPGPYPIPFIGNLILFKKDQRGYKAYTKLSEKYGNIYTLHCGSTLIIILNGYDAINEAFVKQADVFTDRPQLFVPLIGVSKGTGLTYNSDRPWKILRRFALQALRDFGVGKKSLEEKVQEEVNVVMETLTNSKGQPIRVKPLLLSAATNIICNVMFGARFQYTDDRFNELTDVLESIFRLNAPFAKENFFPFTRNLSGGKELISKRSAAIEKVKKYLAVTIKEHEESFDHDNIRDFIDLYIKASRDQTDPEIFTEANVYKVIVDLFLAGGETTGTSLDWSLLYMITYPEIQSKCQDEIDHVVGKNRPVGLEDKGRMPYLEATLLEIQRMANTLTFSLPHVAKKDTKLQGFDIPKDAIIIANLYSAHIDEKYWKDPEKFIPERFLNEDGSLRRRDAFIPFSAGPRFCIGEPLARMELFLFFTNLLQRFRFSMEDKENPPSLDGVQALTLTPLPYRLVALSR
- the LOC105324859 gene encoding glutathione peroxidase; its protein translation is MILQVATLLGLLASPSLALIGKCSQPASDRTSIYDFTLPNIFKTGSINFADLRGKVVLVVNVATYCDHTPQFLGLNALQKEFGADLQIIGVPTDQFHYEEPGANGTEIMNGLKYVRPGNGFVPAFPLSDKTEVNGLHEHKLFTYLKKYCEPTDELFYPGLTYQGNKVHDIRWNFEKILVDKTGKAVKRYNVYVLPADLRDDIRAEIQKSDIKQGFPVLGSFLG